Genomic DNA from Magnolia sinica isolate HGM2019 chromosome 4, MsV1, whole genome shotgun sequence:
TCAATTTTGTTATGGGAAAGTATGAGCTGACCTCAGAGGAGGCGGACTCGGCTCGGCCGATTGAGTGGACATGGTCAGCCAAGAACACCTTAGACTCGGCCAGTTGGGTAGACTCCCCATAGCAGGCCGAATGACTAAGGCTGATGAGCTAGACCTCGGCTCGTCAATGATAGCTCATCCATCCCGGTCTAGTAACAACTGAAGTCTAAGCTTCCATATCAGCCTGGAAATCAGAAGAGACTATTACACGCTTCATTCGCCGACTCCAAGTAGGTGCTCGTCGACAACACGACTAGGCTTGTTCCAAACTGTCATAGGAAGGACTCGTATTTTAGGGTCAGCTCAGACGGAGATATGCCCTACAATTGTGCTTGAAGCTTAACTCCAGTGACGCATGTATGAAGTAATATCCAGCGCACGATCTTAGGGTAATTGTTAACTTCAGCGCATGCATTGTTCCTGCTAGGTGGTATAAGTCATGTCAAGAATAATGGGCATGACCGCCAGAAGAAGGTATAAATAGAAGACTCATTTGCATAGGCACATTCACAAGATCTCACACCCTAAGCCTCAACCATACTAATTAGACATAAATTACTAGCCTGGCTTTGGCATCAGATGATCTCCTGTTCTAGCcatggtctcctttgtccttctcctgtGCATGCTCATAAGGTTCGGCGGAAGTGCTCGGAGTTCAGCGAGGGTGAACCACATTTTTACGTCAACAAATTTTAAGGTCCGtaatatcaatggcttggatcttacAACCGCGGACTTTACGTTTACGGAATCCTGTCTTACATTTGCTGTCGATACACCGTATGCTATAATTCCTCCTAAACTAGCATGGAAATGCCCAAGAGAGTGAGGGTTCTCTTGCTAAAAAAAGAAGTGGCACACGAGTGTGAGATCCGTGCCTCATAACAGATGCGTCTCACTGTGCCCATCGTctcactgtggtgtggtccacctaagatgtggttctacttcattttttggaacatccctaaaatgagctttcaaaatggttggacggtatggatttaaggtACATAAATCACTGTTagccccacaatcaggggtccCACGCACCTCGATGGATCCaggttctcacctaatccgctcctttgTCAAGAACCGCCAGCCGTACCAGACTTAATACACCATGCGTACTGCGCACCCCAGCGTAACAAACTGGCCAACCGTGGCGCAGCGTAGGCAGAAGTAACCGCTTTCAGCCTGTATGCGCACCGCGCACCCCTGTGCACTATATAATCACTTCCCATTATATTCCAACCCTCTCTTCTTTCAAATCTCCCAACACTCCCAACCGAAATAACTGTCTAAAAGCCCTTCCAAGAACATGCGCCTCTTCTCCGAGAAGCTTCTCCTCGCTATCCTCGTCCCCATGTTAATAGTCCTCATCTTCATGAGCTTTTATGATCCGTACAATGgctcatccaatccgtccatcggcATCACCTACTCCCAACACCCCACCTCCGATCTCCCCCACCCTGACCACGTCGTCTCCAACCTACAATCGCTCGGCGTAGCCCATGTCCGACTTCTTGATCCCGACCCTGAAATCGTCCGCGCCTTCTCCAACTCAGGCATCTCGCTCCTCCTCTCCATCCCAAAcacttacatccatgccatcgcAGCCAACCAAACCAAAGCCATCAAATGGCTCTACAGCCATGTGGTCCCCTTCTACCCACGGGCCCACATCACCACCATCTCCGTTGGCAATGATGTACTCGCCTCCTCCCCTGAGCTCTCCACCTCTCTGGTGAAAGCCATCCAGAACGTCTATCTCGCCCTCCACAAGCTCAGGATCCACAACATCTCGGTCTCAACTACACTTTCCTTCGACGTTATCACAAACCCGTTCCCACCCTCGGCCGCGGAATTCCAAAAACCCGCTGCGGAATGGATGATGAAGCCGCTTCTTGATTTAATCTCCGCCACCAACTCGTCGTTCTTGATCAACGCCTACCCATACAAGCTGTGCAGATCATACCCGGCGATCCCGATCAGATTTGCACTGTTTCAAAATGTCCGCCATGATCCGATGTTGGGTGTCCAGTACCAGAACCTGTTCGATGTGATGGTCGATGCGGTTATCAGTGCGATCGCCAAGGCAGGCCACAAGAACATACCTGTGGTCGTGACAGAAACGGGGTGGCCCAGCGATGGGGACGTGAATGAGCGCGAAGCGAACGAAGTGTTTGCGAAAATGTACAATGAGGGTTTGGTAAGGCATCTGAAGTCGGGCATCGGGACGCCGCTGCAAAGGGAAGGGGCCGCAGAGACGTACATATTTGAGCTGCTCGATGATGAGACGAAGCAAGGGCCGGAATCGGATCGGCACTGGGGTATTTTGAATCGAAACATGACGATGAAGTATGGGATCGATTTCTCCGGTTTACATCGATACAGCTGGTTCGAATTGGCGGTGAAGGTTGCGAACATATGTTTGATCCTTTTGATTATCGCGTCGATATTTGTGTTGTTGTTGCCAGAGGATGATCTGTAATCAGGCGGAAAATGGGTACATCTgtaaattcaaaatttctcaatgCAAAATGGATTTTCGTTTTTCCTTTCAACTCTTTCTTGAAGGAAATGTTGGATGTACCCATATTTTTACGAGAGTAATGTCATGACCTCACCTAATCTTCCTACAAATCTCCTGAAATATCACGTGCCGGGTGGCATACATGGTGTCGTCCATCGCATGGATCAGTTTTAAAATTTGCAAGGGTAGTGTTCTTCGAGTGGTATattcattttgatttatttgattttgttttattATGATTTCAAGTACTAATATGTCTAATTGGATTGATtgggtttgattgagtttgattaATTTGACTGAATTATAAATTTATTGGCCCCTTGGATGAGGTGCATGCGATTAGTAGGGGGGGTACTAGCTTAGTGTGTGAGTCTTTGATCACCATGCGGGCCACctctatgtatgtgttatatatatccatgccgtccatatgatTTTTCACCTCATTTGAGGGCACTGTTCCAAAAATGAAccggatacaaatctcaagtggaccacaccgaaagaAACTAATTTAGTGCCCACCATTTGTCTCATGGATTGGTAATTCCTCCTAAACTTGTATGGAAATTGGCCGCCCCACCAGAGTGAGGGTTCTCTTGGGAAAAAAagtggcacacgtgtgtgagatccgtGCCATTGAACAGGTGCGCCTTACCGTGCCCAACATTTAGGTcggcccactcat
This window encodes:
- the LOC131244650 gene encoding glucan endo-1,3-beta-glucosidase 2-like, translating into MRLFSEKLLLAILVPMLIVLIFMSFYDPYNGSSNPSIGITYSQHPTSDLPHPDHVVSNLQSLGVAHVRLLDPDPEIVRAFSNSGISLLLSIPNTYIHAIAANQTKAIKWLYSHVVPFYPRAHITTISVGNDVLASSPELSTSLVKAIQNVYLALHKLRIHNISVSTTLSFDVITNPFPPSAAEFQKPAAEWMMKPLLDLISATNSSFLINAYPYKLCRSYPAIPIRFALFQNVRHDPMLGVQYQNLFDVMVDAVISAIAKAGHKNIPVVVTETGWPSDGDVNEREANEVFAKMYNEGLVRHLKSGIGTPLQREGAAETYIFELLDDETKQGPESDRHWGILNRNMTMKYGIDFSGLHRYSWFELAVKVANICLILLIIASIFVLLLPEDDL